The Deltaproteobacteria bacterium genome contains a region encoding:
- a CDS encoding ATP-binding protein: protein MFPLTSLDNYDFDYPKTIDREIVMQAATLNFIKDKTNCVFVGPSGVDKTRNLLRKCPL, encoded by the coding sequence ATATTTCCTCTTACTAGTTTGGATAATTACGACTTTGATTATCCTAAAACGATTGACCGCGAAATTGTTATGCAAGCGGCTACTTTAAACTTTATCAAAGATAAGACTAACTGTGTCTTTGTTGGACCTTCTGGAGTCGACAAAACTAGGAATCTTTTAAGAAAGTGTCCCCTATAA